The following are from one region of the Papaver somniferum cultivar HN1 unplaced genomic scaffold, ASM357369v1 unplaced-scaffold_132, whole genome shotgun sequence genome:
- the LOC113333267 gene encoding protein NRT1/ PTR FAMILY 4.3-like, with protein sequence MDRGDEGISGIRLKLDQLTMDDQYHHHNQLSVDWRGRYNNKHGGMKAAAFVLGLQTFEIMAIAAVGNNLITYVINEMHFSLSQSANIVTNFIGTIFLLSLLGGFLSDSYLGSFWTMLIFGFVELSGFILLSVQAHLPQLKPPQCDMMKENCQEAKGVKALIFFAALYLVALGSGCVKPNIISHGADQFNKEDPKSSKRLSTYFNAAYFAFSLGELIALTVLVWVQTRSGMDVGFGLSAAAMAMGLFSLICGTLLYSNKPPRGSIFTPFVQVFVAAFLKRKQLSPTNSEILHGNFQNNTTLANFSNAHKNRLVHTDKFRFLDKACIKVQQGANIIKESPWRLCTVTQVEQVKIILSVIPIFSCTIIFNTILAQLQTFSVQQGSAMDNRLTNNFRVPPASLQSIPYMFLIFVVPLYETVFVPLARKITGKESGITPLQRIGAGLFIATFSMVAAALVENKRRVSAVESNKILSIFWITPQFLIFGLSEMLTAVGMIEFFYKQSLDGMQSFLTAMTYCSYSFGFYLSSLLVSLVNKITSRYSSFGGGWLSENDLNDDRLDLFYWLLAALSVVNFLNYLFWSNWYSYNPSLNSSSGEDLENVNSSKHIGAATVIP encoded by the exons ATGGACAGAGGAGATGAGGGAATATCAGGAATAAGATTGAAGTTAGATcaattaacaatggatgatcaatatcatcatcataatcaactTTCTGTTGATTGGAGAGGTCGATACAACAACAAACATGGTGGAATGAAGGCTGCTGCTTTTGTTCTTG GTCTTCAAACATTTGAGATCATGGCTATAGCTGCAGTAGGGAACAACCTCATAACATATGTGATAAATGAAATGCACTTCTCACTGTCACAATCTGCAAATATAGTGACAAACTTTATAGGGACTATCTTTCTTCTGTCCCTCCTTGGTGGTTTCCTCTCTGATTCTTATCTTGGCAGCTTTTGGACCATGTTGATCTTTGGCTTTGTTGAGCTCTCT GGTTTCATTTTACTATCCGTCCAAGCTCATCTCCCACAACTAAAGCCACCACAATGTGATATGATGAAAGAAAATTGTCAAGAAGCTAAAGGAGTCAAAGCTTTGATATTCTTTGCGGCATTATATTTGGTGGCATTAGGAAGTGGTTGTGTGAAACCAAACATAATCTCTCATGGAGCTGATCAGTTCAACAAAGAAGACCCAAAATCATCCAAGAGACTATCTACGTACTTCAATGCGGCTTACTTTGCTTTCTCGCTTGGAGAACTTATTGCGCTCACTGTTCTTGTTTGGGTCCAAACTCGTTCCGGTATGGACGTCGGGTTCGGTCTTTCAGCTGCTGCCATGGCTATGGGTTTGTTCAGCTTGATCTGTGGTACACTTCTTTATTCGAACAAACCCCCTCGCGGAAGTATATTTACTCCGTTTGTTCAA GTTTTTGTAGCTGCATTTCTAAAAAGAAAGCAACTTTCTCCAACAAATTCAGAAATCCTTCATGGAAATTTCCAAAACAATACTACTCTTGCAAATTTCTCAAATGCTCATAAGAACCGTCTCGTCCATACCGACAAATTCAG gttCTTGGACAAAGCCTGCATAAAAGTACAACAAGGAGCTAACATAATTAAAGAAAGTCCTTGGAGATTATGTACAGTCACCCAAGTTGAGCAAGTCAAGATAATATTATCCGTGATACCGATTTTCTCTTGCACAATAATTTTCAACACAATTTTAGCTCAACTCCAGACATTCTCAGTTCAACAAGGAAGCGCCATGGACAATCGGCTCACAAACAACTTTAGAGTCCCACCAGCTTCACTTCAATCGATTCCATACATGTTCCTAATATTTGTAGTTCCTCTATACGAAACCGTCTTTGTTCCGCTTGCAAGAAAAATCACTGGCAAAGAATCCGGAATCACACCTCTACAACGTATTGGTGCCGGTCTTTTCATTGCAACTTTCTCAATGGTGGCAGCTGCCTTAGTCGAAAACAAGAGGAGGGTTTCAGCTGTCGAGTCCAACAAAATATTATCAATCTTTTGGATAACCCCACAGTTTCTCATTTTTGGACTTTCGGAGATGCTAACGGCAGTGGGTATGATCGAGTTCTTCTATAAACAGTCATTAGATGGGATGCAATCCTTCCTAACAGCAATGACTTACTGTTCCTACTCATTTGGGTTCTACCTAAGCTCCCTTTTGGTGTCTCTTGTGAACAAAATTACATCAAGATATTCATCATTTGGTGGAGGATGGCTCAGTGAGAATGACCTAAACGACGATAGACTGGACCTTTTCTATTGGTTACTAGCAGCCTTAAGTGTTGTTAACTTTCTGAATTACCTTTTCTGGTCCAATTGGTATTCTTACAATCCCAGCCTAAATTCCTCCTCTGGCGAAGACTTGGAGAATGTCAACTCCTCAAAGCACATCGGAGCGGCCACTGTTATCCCTTAG